In Helianthus annuus cultivar XRQ/B chromosome 9, HanXRQr2.0-SUNRISE, whole genome shotgun sequence, the following are encoded in one genomic region:
- the LOC110879268 gene encoding uncharacterized protein LOC110879268 isoform X2 codes for MTSETALRDLNLLPKSERTNETSSKDILAKPYVEPSDENVGEKQRKNTVSLVEPPVNGSEVGHSGTDVVVAEVEYIESDKLNDLDDIDECLKVLLDGLGSKDWVLLCETLNNVRRFSIYHKEALQDILDNVITLVVKALKNPRSAVCKTAIMTCADIFKAFGDTIVDSLDPLLVQLLLKSSQDKRFVCEAAEKALIDLTIWVSPVLLLPKLQPYLKNRNPRIRAKASMCVSRSVPRLGTEGIKDYGIDKLTQIASSQLSDKLPESREAARSLLLELQTSYEKSPVLAPEQETPSDEPLVYSWEQFCESNLPKLSAQAVLRVTSSITQEAPVSGL; via the exons ATGACGTCTGAAACTGCTCTTAGAGATCTCAATTTGCTGCCTAAATCTGAGAGGACAAATGAGACGTCAAGTAAAGACATCTTAGCTAAGCCGTATGTTGAACCTAGCGATGAAAATGTTGGAGAAAAACAAAGGAAAAACACTGTTTCTTTGGTTGAACCGCCTGTGAATGGAAGCGAGGTTGGACATTCTGGCACAGATGTGGTGGTTGCAGAAGTTGAATACATCGAATCTGACAAATTGAATGATCTAGATGATATTGATGAGTGTCTTAAG GTGCTTTTAGATGGATTAGGGTCTAAAGACTGGGTCTTGCTTTGTGAGACACTCAACAATGTACGTCGCTTCTCAATATACCACAAGGAAGCATTGCAAGATATATT GGACAATGTGATTACCCTTGTTGTGAAAGCCCTGAAGAATCCAAGAAGTGCTGTATGTAAAACAGCCATCATGACATGTGCAGACATTTTCAAAGCATTTGGGGATACCATAGTTGATTCGTTGGATCCTTTG TTGGTACAACTTCTTCTCAAGTCTTCTCAAGACAAGCGGTTTGTATGTGAGGCTGCTGAAAAAGCTTTAATAGATTTGACAATTTGGGTCTCCCCTGTTTTGCTGTTACCCAAGTTGCAACCTTACCTTAAGAACCGCAATCCCCGTATTCGTGCAAAGGCTTCAATGTGCGTTTCTCGTAGTGTACCACGATTG GGTACCGAAGGAATCAAAGATTACGGGATTGACAAATTGACTCAAATAGCTTCATCCCAACTGAGTGACAAGCTCCCTGAGTCACGAGAGGCTGCTCGTTCTCTTCTGTTGGAGCTACAAACCTCGTATGAAAAATCTCCTGTTTTGGCACCCGAACAGGAAACACCTTCTGACGAACCTCTGGTATATTCTTGGGAGCAATTCTGCGAATCTAATCTTCCAAAATTAAGTGCTCAAGCCGTTCTTCGTGTCACTAGCAGCATTACTCAAGAGGCTCCTGTTTCAGGCTTGTAA
- the LOC110879268 gene encoding uncharacterized protein LOC110879268 isoform X1: MRRVNLSCAMTSETALRDLNLLPKSERTNETSSKDILAKPYVEPSDENVGEKQRKNTVSLVEPPVNGSEVGHSGTDVVVAEVEYIESDKLNDLDDIDECLKVLLDGLGSKDWVLLCETLNNVRRFSIYHKEALQDILDNVITLVVKALKNPRSAVCKTAIMTCADIFKAFGDTIVDSLDPLLVQLLLKSSQDKRFVCEAAEKALIDLTIWVSPVLLLPKLQPYLKNRNPRIRAKASMCVSRSVPRLGTEGIKDYGIDKLTQIASSQLSDKLPESREAARSLLLELQTSYEKSPVLAPEQETPSDEPLVYSWEQFCESNLPKLSAQAVLRVTSSITQEAPVSGL; the protein is encoded by the exons ATGCGAAGAGTGAATCTGAG CTGTGCAATGACGTCTGAAACTGCTCTTAGAGATCTCAATTTGCTGCCTAAATCTGAGAGGACAAATGAGACGTCAAGTAAAGACATCTTAGCTAAGCCGTATGTTGAACCTAGCGATGAAAATGTTGGAGAAAAACAAAGGAAAAACACTGTTTCTTTGGTTGAACCGCCTGTGAATGGAAGCGAGGTTGGACATTCTGGCACAGATGTGGTGGTTGCAGAAGTTGAATACATCGAATCTGACAAATTGAATGATCTAGATGATATTGATGAGTGTCTTAAG GTGCTTTTAGATGGATTAGGGTCTAAAGACTGGGTCTTGCTTTGTGAGACACTCAACAATGTACGTCGCTTCTCAATATACCACAAGGAAGCATTGCAAGATATATT GGACAATGTGATTACCCTTGTTGTGAAAGCCCTGAAGAATCCAAGAAGTGCTGTATGTAAAACAGCCATCATGACATGTGCAGACATTTTCAAAGCATTTGGGGATACCATAGTTGATTCGTTGGATCCTTTG TTGGTACAACTTCTTCTCAAGTCTTCTCAAGACAAGCGGTTTGTATGTGAGGCTGCTGAAAAAGCTTTAATAGATTTGACAATTTGGGTCTCCCCTGTTTTGCTGTTACCCAAGTTGCAACCTTACCTTAAGAACCGCAATCCCCGTATTCGTGCAAAGGCTTCAATGTGCGTTTCTCGTAGTGTACCACGATTG GGTACCGAAGGAATCAAAGATTACGGGATTGACAAATTGACTCAAATAGCTTCATCCCAACTGAGTGACAAGCTCCCTGAGTCACGAGAGGCTGCTCGTTCTCTTCTGTTGGAGCTACAAACCTCGTATGAAAAATCTCCTGTTTTGGCACCCGAACAGGAAACACCTTCTGACGAACCTCTGGTATATTCTTGGGAGCAATTCTGCGAATCTAATCTTCCAAAATTAAGTGCTCAAGCCGTTCTTCGTGTCACTAGCAGCATTACTCAAGAGGCTCCTGTTTCAGGCTTGTAA
- the LOC110874856 gene encoding uncharacterized protein At2g29880 encodes MDSKKEKGRREIWPKEMVLELCRFLNKYITKHGRTSPFKWVTLQPEFEKVINHKFASDKAMKNKYDSMRKEYNLWKSLKNGETGLGWNESTKQLNCSEEWWKRKIQENPKVLAIQNNQPSIQLQEEWDQLFGDVVASGENCVAPSMDPTTFNEVHVENLEDENVENLEDDNVEGGNNFFGDFLNEVSQHMIHQH; translated from the exons ATGGATTCTAAAAAAGAGAAAGGGAGAAGAGAAATTTGGCCAAAAGAAATGGTTTTAGAATTATGTCGGTTCCTAAACAAATATATCACGAAGCATGGTCGAACTTCCCCATTCAAATGGGTCACTCTTCAGCCAGAGTTTGAAAAAGTTATAAATCATAAATTCGCCAGTGACAAAGCTATGAAGAACAAGTATGACAGTATGAGAAAAGAGTACAACCTTTGGAAGTCACTTAAGAATGGAGAGACTGGTCTAGGTTGGAATGAAAGTACCAAGCAACTTAATTGTTCTGAAGAATGGTGGAAAAGAAAAATTCAG GAAAACCCGAAAGTTCTAGCAATTCAAAATAACCAACCATCTATACAACTACAAGAAGAGTGGGATCAGTTATTTGGAGATGTAGTTGCCAGTGGGGAAAATTGTGTGGCACCCTCTATGGATCCAACTACATTCAATGAGGTGCATGTTGAGAACCTTGAGGATGAAAATGTTGAGAACCTTGAGGATGACAATGTTGAGGGAGGTAACAATTTCTTTGGTGACTTTTTGAATGAAGTAAGTCAACACATGATACATCAACATTAA